The sequence GCGGGGCCAGCGGCTTGAGTTCAAGCGTCCCCCAGGCGCGATGCGGCAACGGCACGACTGCCAACAACAGCGCCACGAGTCCCAATCCCACGAAGGTCGCACGAGCTCGGCGGCGGTCCATCTCTTCGCCGCGGCCGGGAACCCGCAGGTAGCGCGCCAGGCGATAGAGCGGAAAGCCGACCATTCCCGTCAACGAGGCCAGGCCCAACAACTGGGCGATGATCGTCAGGTGGTAAGGCTCGAAGAACCGGTACAAGAACCAGATCACCGTGACATAGACGAACATTCGATACCCGAACGCCGCCAGGGCGAACGCCACATAGAGGACGCGCCGCCGGATCGACATGTACGCTTGCTGTGGCGGCTCGATTCCCAATAGCAACGAGGCCAACGAGCGTTGCACGTATTGATTTGCCTTCTGGTCCAGGTTGGGCACTTCGATTAGGTCGATCAGAATGTAATAGCCGTCGAACCGCATCAACGGGTTGGCGTTGAAAAAGATCGTCGTCACCGAGCAGACGAACATCACGTTCAGGGCAATGTGGTGCAGCAGCCCATCGGTCGTGAACCACCAGATGAACGTGGCAATCGCCGACAGGACCAGCTCGACGTATATCCCGGCGGCGGCGATGGCCGCGCGATGCCACTTGTTGGGCAACATCCACGAGTCGGAAACTTTGCAATATAGGCACGGCGTAAACACCAACAGCATCATGCCCAACTCGGTGCACTCGCCCCCGAAATGCCGACAGGTGAGCCCGTGCCCCAGCTCGTGCAACACCTTGACCGCCCCCAAGGTGATGAACAGCAGGATCGCCGTCTCGAACGTGAAGTACTGATGAAACGTCGGTAACTGGGCGAGGAAGTCATCGAACTTGGCCAAGATCAGCACCAGCGCCGCCAGAATCAACGCCAGGCTCAGCCCCAGCGCCTGTGGCGAATACAACCAGCCGAACCAGGCATAGAGTCCGTCCAAGAACCGTCGCGGGTTCACCCCCTTGAACCGCATGGACAAGGGGTTCATCAGCCACGACAGGCCCCGGTTGCGGTTGTGCTCGGCGCGGCGGCGGCCGAGTTCTTCACCCTGGCCGGGTGCTTCGGAATAGACCAGCCCCGACTGGTGGAACAGGGCGAACATCTGGGCCAGCTCTTCCAGCCGGATTTCGTCCGGGGCAAAGCGGGCGTCGAAGGCCGCCTTGATTTCGCGCGTCGAAGTCTTGCCGTCGAGCAGCTCGAGCACGGCATACTCGGGATCGTCGAGCCGGACGTAGTTCATGCCGATCGGATCTTTCAGCACCCAGCAGTCGCGCCCTTCGAAGTGCTGGCGCGCCACGACCAGGTCGGGACAGCGGCGCAGCCGCACCGGGCGCGAGGCGGTGGCGATCACGCTGTCGTTGAAGCTGGTCATGCAAACCGTCGCGCGCCTGCGCGCCCCAGGTTAAAACCGGAACAACACCCGCGAGTCGAAAAACACCCAGGCGTCGTACAACAGCACATAGCCCAGCGAGTGCTCGCCGCAACGAATCTTGGCGCGGCAATCGGCACCGGGGCGCAAGTTGTCGAGCGCCGCGCGATCGATCTTCACGCGGACTTGCACCGTGTTGCCCGCGTCGCCATGAATCTCGGCGGCCAGCTCGACCTCTTGGATGGTCCCGGCGTGATCGTGTCCTGGATCGGTCGCCAATCGATAGACCACCGGCAGCGCTTCGCCTTGCCGGCGCTGAGCCTCCGTCAGGTGTCCCAATCGGTTCTCGGGCACTTGCAGTTCCAGCTCCCAATCGCCGGTCGTGTCGGCCACGGTCAAAAGGATTTGGCCGCGATGGACGGGGCGCTGGTCGAGCAGTTCATGCACATCCCAGGTGACAACCTTGCCGGCCAGCGGGCTGACGATCGACAACTGCTCGCGCTTCTGTTCCAGCAGCGTGAGCTGCGAGCGTTGGCTGTCGAGTTGTTCGAGCAGCTCGTTGCGCTGGCCCGAGAGTCGCATCCGCTGTTCGCTTTCGAGCCGTTTGCCTTCGGACGACAGGGTCCGCTCGACGGCCGCCAGTTGCGCCAACGTGGCGGCTTGCTGCCCATTGAGGTCGGTGATCGCCACTTCCAGATCGGTGTTCCGCAGCGCGGCGAGGAGTTGTCCCTGCTCGACCTGCTGGCCGTGTTTGACCAGCACGCGATCGACCGTCCCGTCGGCGGTGGCAAAGACATCGTGGCGGCGCTTGGGCTGCAGCGTGCCGTTGGCGTGAATCTCGAACCGCCAGGGGATGACGGTCAGCGCCAGGATCGCCAGCCCAACACAGGCGGCGACGAGCTTGGTGCGCGGCCAATTCTTGGCCGAGACCAAGAGCTTGCTCTGCGTGATCTTGTTCCACAACGGGAACAGGAACAGCCCTTCGTGCCGAAGCGCGTTGGCCAGGGCGAGTTCCGCCTCGCTTTGAGCCATGCGGGCCGTTTCTTGCAGTTGCTCGATCGGCCGGCTGCTCAGGCATTCGACGAGCAGGGCACCGATCAACGATCGCTCTTCGTCCGATTCTTGCTTGCCGGGCAAGGCCAGCGGCAATACGCCGACAATCTTGGCGTGCGACTCGTCCAGGTATTCGTTCAGCGGCGCTTCGATTTGCGGCGGAGTGTGTTCCGAAAAGCCGGTGTACCAGTAGGCTTCTTTCTGGCTAATGACGGCGGTGGCCAGCTCGGTCAGGTGCTCCATCACCGGCGAGCGATGATCGATGCTCTGCTTGCCGCTGACGGCGGCGATGCGTAGCTTGCCGCGACGCTGGATCGCGACGCTAACCCGGTCGCAGTCCAGCAGCAACCGTCCTTCGTTGGCAATCGCGGCGCTGACTTTCTGCGAGCGTAGACTGCCGTGGATCGATTGATGCAAGTCGGCCCACTGGTTCCACAGAGCCAGCTTGGCTTCCAACGCGCGAACCCGCGCGGCCAGCAAGAAGACCGCGGCAAACTCGCAAAACCGCCGGGCACAGGCCAGATAACCCGCCTGGGTCTGCGCGTCGGGATGGAACCGCT comes from Planctomycetota bacterium and encodes:
- a CDS encoding hemolysin D, whose protein sequence is MTSFNDSVIATASRPVRLRRCPDLVVARQHFEGRDCWVLKDPIGMNYVRLDDPEYAVLELLDGKTSTREIKAAFDARFAPDEIRLEELAQMFALFHQSGLVYSEAPGQGEELGRRRAEHNRNRGLSWLMNPLSMRFKGVNPRRFLDGLYAWFGWLYSPQALGLSLALILAALVLILAKFDDFLAQLPTFHQYFTFETAILLFITLGAVKVLHELGHGLTCRHFGGECTELGMMLLVFTPCLYCKVSDSWMLPNKWHRAAIAAAGIYVELVLSAIATFIWWFTTDGLLHHIALNVMFVCSVTTIFFNANPLMRFDGYYILIDLIEVPNLDQKANQYVQRSLASLLLGIEPPQQAYMSIRRRVLYVAFALAAFGYRMFVYVTVIWFLYRFFEPYHLTIIAQLLGLASLTGMVGFPLYRLARYLRVPGRGEEMDRRRARATFVGLGLVALLLAVVPLPHRAWGTLELKPLAPQNVYVEVPGELIEMKVAPGQRVEPGTLLAQLRNLDLEFEIARLKARRGLLQAQLDGLVHRRSQEREISRQIPELESTLAAVTEQLEQKQQHFERLALRATRAGTVLPAPLQARRPLPPGELATWSGSLFEPRNRDCYLEQGTLLCQVGDTGSYEAQIVLDQADVSYVIEGQQVAIKLDESPTKTLWGTLTEIAHSDLKISPRTLSNKVGGELATRTDETGAERPLSVSYQARVPIHVTPGELRTGFRGRAKIILPWESAAQQGWRWFSQTFHFRL
- a CDS encoding efflux RND transporter periplasmic adaptor subunit — protein: MHDIEQHGVEQAQQQLIALLDEVARLAEQEIDATRFFTLFTERAATTLGALAAGVWLADGRGAARLVAQFERPGADVAALFSTAENERLIQQQLAAPHPQMIGPGGGLPGTTLKNNTHHLLMLVPIRVQERVAGVLEIYQRFHPDAQTQAGYLACARRFCEFAAVFLLAARVRALEAKLALWNQWADLHQSIHGSLRSQKVSAAIANEGRLLLDCDRVSVAIQRRGKLRIAAVSGKQSIDHRSPVMEHLTELATAVISQKEAYWYTGFSEHTPPQIEAPLNEYLDESHAKIVGVLPLALPGKQESDEERSLIGALLVECLSSRPIEQLQETARMAQSEAELALANALRHEGLFLFPLWNKITQSKLLVSAKNWPRTKLVAACVGLAILALTVIPWRFEIHANGTLQPKRRHDVFATADGTVDRVLVKHGQQVEQGQLLAALRNTDLEVAITDLNGQQAATLAQLAAVERTLSSEGKRLESEQRMRLSGQRNELLEQLDSQRSQLTLLEQKREQLSIVSPLAGKVVTWDVHELLDQRPVHRGQILLTVADTTGDWELELQVPENRLGHLTEAQRRQGEALPVVYRLATDPGHDHAGTIQEVELAAEIHGDAGNTVQVRVKIDRAALDNLRPGADCRAKIRCGEHSLGYVLLYDAWVFFDSRVLFRF